The following are from one region of the Centropristis striata isolate RG_2023a ecotype Rhode Island chromosome 19, C.striata_1.0, whole genome shotgun sequence genome:
- the notch1a gene encoding neurogenic locus notch homolog protein 1 — protein MYRFFVKLTFLIPAIVISQGLKCSLPTESCLNGGRCEATSNGNGECKCPSDYVGNRCQYPSPCSPSPCRNGGECRAVSHGNTFDFRCVCRLGFTDRLCLTPTNHACMSSPCRNGGTCDLITLTAFRCRCPPGWSGKTCQLANPCASNPCANGGQCSAFDSTYICTCPPAFHGQTCKQDVNECAQSPSPCLNGGVCVNEVGSYSCRCPHEYTGPHCETPYMPCSPSPCQNGGTCVQKGDTTYDCSCLPGFTGQHCEHNIDDCPGHNCQNGGMCVDGVNTYNCQCPPHYTGQYCTENVDECELMPNACQNGGTCHDTHGSYHCVCVNGWTGDDCSENIDDCASAACYHGATCHDRVASFFCECPHGRTGLLCHLDDACISNPCQKGSNCDTNPVNGKAICTCPPGYTGSACNLDIDECSLGANPCEHGGRCLNTKGSFQCKCLQGYEGPRCEMDVNECMSNPCHNDATCLDQIGGFHCICMPGYEGVFCHINTDECASQPCLNNGRCIDKINSFHCECPKGFSGSLCQVDIDECASTPCKNGAKCTDGPNKYTCECAEGYTGQHCETDINECYSDPCHYGTCKDGLASFTCYCRPGYTGRLCETNINECLSQPCKNGGTCQDRENTYICACPKGTAGFNCEVNLDDCKSKPCDYGRCIDKINGYECACEPGYTGSMCNINIDECAINPCHNGGTCVDGINSFTCLCPEGYNDATCLSQVDECGSNPCIHGRCQDLINGYKCTCDSGWSGPNCDINNNECESNPCMNGGTCKDMTSGYHCTCRAGFTGPNCQTNINECASNPCLNQGTCIDDVAGYKCNCLLPYTGDNCETLLAPCSPRPCKNGGVCKESEDYQSFSCICPEGWQGQTCEIDINECVKSPCRNGAVCHNTMGGYQCKCQPGYTGQKCETDTDDCKPNPCSNGGLCRDGINTFTCTCLPGFRGGRCEQDINECESNPCRNGANCTDCVNSYTCTCPPGFSGINCEINTNDCTDSSCFNGGTCVDGINAFTCLCLPGFTGSYCQYDINECDSKPCLNGGSCLDSYGTYKCTCPHGYIGVNCQFLVRWCDSSPCKNGGSCWQQGASYTCQCQTGWTGLYCDIPSVSCEVAAKQQGVEVAHLCRNSGQCLDAGNTHYCRCQAGYTGSYCQEQVDECSPNPCQNGAACTDYLGGYSCECVPGYHGVNCSKEINECQSQPCQNGGTCIDLINTYKCSCPRGTQGVHCEINLDDCTPSSDPLTNEPKCFNNGKCVDRIGGYQCVCPAGYVGERCEGDVNECLSDPCDPRGSYNCIQLTNSYRCECRTGYTGQRCDKVFDGCKGRPCKNGGSCAVASNTPHGFICKCPPGFTGSSCEYDSRSCGSLNCRNGGTCVSGHLGPRCLCPPTFTGPECQTPTDSLCISNPCYNGGTCQITPDVPFFQCSCPSNFNGLLCHILDYSFVGGFGRDITPPPEVEVSCEIPQCDEWAGNHICDSLCNNHACGWDGGDCSLNFDDPWQNCSAALQCWRYFNDGKCDGQCNSPGCLYDGFDCQGQEGQCNPLYDQYCKDHYADGHCDQGCNNAECEWDGLDCANNMPEKLADGHLVLVVHIPPEQLKNRSSAFLRELSSVLHTNVVFRRDAKGEPMVFPYYGNEQDLVKHNVLKRSTDGWPEWATVPANVLGQVKESVSAMVSPRKRRELDPVQIKGSIVYLEIDNRQCYQQSSECFQSATDVAAFLGALATSGNLNVPYIEAVTSVRPTPSSSELYPMYVVFLGLAALGFVCLGVLVSRKRRREHGQLWFPEGFKASEPSKKKRREPLGEDSVGLRPMKNSDINLMDDNQNEWDDDDPDCRRFRFEEQSMLDLGDHTDHRKWTQQHLDAADLRIASIAPTPPQGEIENDCMDVNVRGPDGFTPLMIASCSGGGLETGNSEEEEDPSAEIISDFIYQGANLHNQTDRTGETALHLAARYARSDAAKRLLESSADANVQDNMGRTPLHAAVAADAQGVFQILIRNRATDLDARMHDGTTPLILAARLAVEGMVEELINCHADANATDDSGKSALHWAAAVNNVEAAVVLLKNGANKDMQDNKEETPIFLAAREGSFETAKVLLEHFANREITDHLDQLPRDIAQERMHHDIVRLLDEYNVVRSPGLHSAPLSTSSLSPPLCSPNDYLSNLKPTLSSKKVRKLSSGKGGKDGGKDNRMKKKKSLDGKGNLLDTSAVLSPVDSLESPHGYLSDVASPPMTSPFQQSPPMSLNHLQSNGDHMGQMMGKDMGCMSFDPNPPRLSHMPVSSPGSQGTASLGGRGGQCDWVSRMLPGVGQQGAQFTQAPQISHNMMGALHGVSTATLSQIMGYQNMQTSHLGSSAHLMQQAHSRQLQHQNSNSTTAGQALSQSFPNVELNGSDMQQNNGRSMPIHTVMPQETQILGTQFLTPPSQHSYSGPMDNTPNHQLQVPDHPFLTPSPGSPDQWSSSSPHSNMSDWSEGISSPPTSIHSQMNLIPDQFK, from the exons gtAAAACCTGCCAGCTTGCCAACCCATGCGCATCCAATCCATGCGCAAATGGTGGCCAGTGCTCGGCGTTCGATTCCACTTACATCTGCACCTGCCCGCCCGCCTTCCACGGCCAAACCTGCAAGCAAGACGTCAATGAGTGCGCCCAGAGTCCCTCTCCTTGTCTTAATGGTGGGGTGTGTGTGAACGAGGTGGGCTCGTACAGCTGCCGATGTCCTCACGAGTACACCGGTCCACACTGTGAGACTCCCTACATGCCATGCAGCCCCTCACCATGCCAGAACGGAGGCACCTGTGTGCAGAAGGGAGACACCACCTATGACTGTAGCTGCCTTCCAG GCTTCACAGGGCAGCACTGTGAGCATAACATCGATGACTGTCCAGGCCACAACTGCCAGAATGGTGGTATGTGTGTGGATGGTGTGAACACCTACAACTGCCAGTGCCCACCTCATTACACAG GTCAATACTGCACAGAAAATGTGGACGAGTGCGAGTTGATGCCCAACGCGTGTCAGAATGGAGGGACGTGCCACGACACTCATGGCAGCTACCACTGCGTCTGCGTCAACGGGTGGACCGGTGATGATTGCAGTGAGAACATCGACGACTGTGCCAGTGCAGCTTGCTACCATGGCGCTACTTGCCACGACCGCGTAGCCTCCTTTTTCTGCGAGTGTCCTCATGGGCGCACAG GTTTGCTCTGCCACCTTGATGACGCCTGCATCAGCAATCCATGTCAAAAGGGCTCAAACTGTGACACCAACCCAGTCAACGGCAAGGCCATCTGCACCTGTCCCCCTGGTTACACCGGGTCAGCCTGCAACCTGGACATTGACGAGTGCTCCCTCG GTGCAAACCCGTGCGAACATGGCGGTCGCTGCCTCAACACCAAAGGCTCTTTCCAGTGCAAGTGTCTTCAAGGCTATGAAGGGCCTCGTTGCGAGATGGACGTAAATGAGTGCATGTCTAATCCTTGCCATAATGATGCCACCTGCCTGGATCAGATTGGAGGCTTCCATTGCATCTGCATGCCAG GATACGAGGGCGTGTTCTGCCATATCAACACAGATGAGTGTGCCAGCCAACCTTGTCTCAACAATGGCAGGTGCATCGACAAGATCAACTCCTTCCACTGCGAGTGCCCCAAAG GTTTTTCAGGGAGTCTGTGTCAGGTTGACATTGATGAATGTGCCAGCACCCCCTGCAAGAATGGAGCAAAGTGTACCGATGGTCCCAACAAGTACACGTGTGAATGTGCAGAAG GTTACACCGGGCAGCACTGTGAGACTGACATCAATGAGTGCTATTCTGACCCCTGCCATTACGGCACCTGCAAGGATGGCTTGGCCTCTTTCACCTGCTACTGCCGTCCTGGCTACACTGGCCGCTTGTGTGAGACCAACATCAACGAGTGTCTAAGCCAACCCTGCAAGAACGGTGGCACTTGCCAGGACAGGGAGAACACATACATTTGTGCTTGTCCTAAAGGCACTGCAG GTTTTAACTGTGAGGTAAACCTGGACGACTGTAAGAGCAAACCCTGCGATTATGGAAGGTGCATCGACAAAATCAACGGCTATGAGTGTGCATGTGAGCCCGGCTACACAG GATCAATGTGCAACATCAACATCGATGAGTGCGCCATCAACCCCTGTCACAACGGGGGCACCTGCGTCGACGGCATCAATAGCTTCACCTGCCTGTGCCCAGAGGGCTACAACGAcgccacctgtctgtctcaggtgGACGAGTGTGGCAGCAACCCCTGCATCCACGGTCGCTGCCAGGACCTCATCAATGG CTACAAATGTACCTGCGACTCTGGCTGGAGCGGCCCCAACTGTGACATCAATAATAACGAGTGTGAGTCCAACCCGTGCATGAACGGGGGAACCTGCAAGGACATGACCAGCGGATACCACTGCACATGCAGAGCTGGCTTCACAG GACCTAACTGCCAAACTAACATCAACGAGTGTGCCTCCAACCCCTGCCTCAACCAGGGCACCTGCATCGACGATGTAGCCGGATACAAGTGCAACTGTTTGCTGCCCTACACCG GTGACAACTGTGAGACCCTGCTGGCACCCTGCAGCCCCAGACCTTgtaaaaacggtggagtgtgtAAGGAGTCTGAAGACTACCAGAGCTTCTCCTGTATCTGCCCTGAAGGATGGCAAG GTCAAACATGTGAGATCGATATCAACGAATGTGTGAAGAGCCCGTGCCGCAACGGAGCTGTTTGCCATAACACAATGGGTGGCTACCAGTGCAAGTGCCAGCCAGGTTACACCGGCCAGAAGTGTGAGACCGACACTGACGACTGCAAACCAA atcCCTGCAGTAACGGTGGCCTGTGCCGCGACGGCATCAACACTTTCACGTGCACCTGTCTGCCCGGCTTTCGTGGCGGCAGATGTGAGCAGGACATCAATGAGTGTGAGAGTAACCCCTGCAGAAATGGCGCCAACTGCACCGATTGTGTCAACAGCTACACCTGCACCTGCCCGCCTGGCTTCAGTGGCATCAACTGTGAGATCAACACCAACGACTGCACAGACAG CTCTTGCTTTAATGGCGGCACCTGTGTGGATGGAATTAATGCGTTCACCTGCCTGTGTTTACCTGGATTCACTGGCAGCTACTGCCAGTATGACATCAATGAGTGTGACTCCAAACCGTGCCTCAACGGAGGATCTTGTCTTGATAGTTATGGGACGTACAAGTGCACCTGTCCTCACGGCTACATAGGAGTCAACTGTCAG TTTCTTGTGCGCTGGTGCGATTCATCCCCCTGTAAAAATGGAGGTTCGTGCTGGCAGCAGGGAGCCTCCTACACCTGCCAGTGTCAGACTGGATGGACCGGTCTCTATTGTGACATCCCCAGTGTGTCTTGCGAGGTCGCAGCCAAACAACAAG GGGTGGAGGTGGCTCACCTGTGCAGGAACTCAGGTCAGTGTCTGGATGCTGGGAACACACATTACTGCCGCTGCCAGGCCGGCTACACTGGTAGCTACTGCCAGGAACAGGTGGACGAGTGCTCGCCCAATCCCTGCCAGAACGGAGCCGCGTGTACTGATTATCTGGGAGGCTACAGCTGTGAG TGTGTCCCTGGCTACCACGGTGTAAACTGCTCCAAAGAGATCAATGAATGTCAGTCTCAGCCCTGTCAGAACGGAGGCACCTGCATCGACCTCATCAACACATACAAATGCTCCTGTCCCAGAGGAACACAAG GTGTCCACTGTGAGATTAATTTGGATGACTGCACCCCCTCCAGCGACCCCCTGACCAACGAGCCCAAATGCTTCAACAACGGCAAGTGTGTGGACCGGATTGGAGGCTACCAGTGTGTGTGCCCGGCGGGCTACGTAGGCGAGCGTTGTGAAGGTGACGTCAACGAGTGTTTGTCGGACCCCTGCGACCCCAGAGGGTCCTACAACTGCATTCAGCTCACAAACAGCTACCGCTGTGAATGCCGCACTGGATATACAG GTCAGCGTTGTGACAAAGTGTTTGATGGCTGTAAAGGAAGACCCTGTAAAAATGGAGGATCATGTGCTGTTGCCAGTAATACACCTCATGGCTTCATCTGCAAATGTCCACCT GGCTTCACCGGCTCCTCTTGTGAGTACGACTCTCGCTCCTGTGGGAGTCTGAATTGCAGGAACGGAGGCACATGTGTGTCGGGCCATCTCGGCCCACGCTGCCTGTGTCCACCAACCTTCACTGGACCCGAGTGTCAGACCCCCACTGACAGCCTCTGCATCTCCAACCCTTGCTACAATGGCGGCACGTGCCAGATCACTCCAGACGTGCCTTTCTTCCAGTGCAGCTGCCCTAGCAATTTCAACGGCCTGCTGTGCCACATCCTGGACTACTCCTTTGTTGGAGGTTTTGGCCGGGACATCACCCCTCCTCCGGAAGTGGAGGTGAGCTGCGAGATTCCTCAGTGTGACGAGTGGGCCGGGAACCATATCTGCGACTCGCTGTGCAACAACCACGCCTGCGGCTGGGATGGAGGAGACTGCTCGCTTAATTTTGATGACCCTTGGCAAAACTGCTCTGCGGCTTTGCAGTGCTGGCGCTACTTCAACGACGGGAAGTGTGATGGCCAGTGCAACAGCCCTGGGTGTCTCTATGATGGCTTTGACTGTCAGGGACAGGAGGGACAATGCAA CCCGCTGTACGACCAGTACTGCAAAGACCACTATGCTGACGGTCACTGTGACCAGGGCTGCAACAATGCAGAATGTGAATGGGACGGCCTGGACTGCGCCAACAACATGCCAGAGAAGCTGGCAGATGGTCACTTAGTCCTGGTGGTCCACATTCCCCCCGAACAGCTTAAAAACCGTTCTTCAGCCTTCCTCAGAGAGCTCAGCAGCGTTCTCCACACCAACGTGGTGTTCCGCCGTGACGCCAAAGGAGAACCAATGGTCTTCCCTTACTACGGCAACGAACAGGACCTCGTTAAACATAACGTGCTGAAGCGTTCCACAGATGGCTGGCCCGAGTGGGCTACAGTTCCAGCCAATGTTTTGGGTCAAGTGAAGGAAAGCGTGTCCGCCATGGTCAGCCCACGGAAACGCAGAGAGCTCGATCCTGTGCAGATCAAAGG GTCTATAGTCTACCTTGAGATTGACAACCGTCAGTGTTACCAGCAGTCTAGTGAATGTTTCCAAAGCGCCACAGATGTAGCGGCGTTCCTTGGAGCACTGGCCACCAGTGGGAATCTCAATGTTCCCTACATCGAAGCTGTCACCA GTGTGAGACCAACTCCCTCCAGCTCAGAGCTCTACCCCATGTACGTAGTCTTCCTGGGCTTGGCTGCTTTGGGTTTCGTCTGCCTCGGTGTTCTGGTATCCCGTAAGAGGCGACGAGAGCACGGCCAGCTCTGGTTCCCTGAAGGTTTTAAAGCGTCCGAGCCTAGCAAAAAGAAACGCAGAGAGCCGTTGGGAGAAGATTCCGTTGGATTGAG GCCTATGAAAAACTCTGACATCAATCTTATGGATGACAATCAAAACGAATGGGATGATGATGACCCAGACTGCAGGCGCTTCAGG TTTGAGGAGCAGTCCATGTTGGATTTGGGTGACCATACTGACCACAGGAAATGGACACAGCAGCATTTGGATGCAGCTGACCTGCGTATTGCGTCCATCGCTCCCACCCCTCCTCAGGGAGAGATAGAGAACGACTGCATGGATGTGAATGTTAGAGGACCAG ATGGTTTCACTCCCCTGATGATCGCCTCCTGCAGCGGTGGAGGACTGGAGACCGGTaacagtgaagaagaagaggatcCCTCAGCTGAAATCATCTCTGACTTCATTTACCAAGGCGCCAACCTCCACAACCAGACCGACCGCACCGGAGAGACAGCCCTCCATCTGGCCGCTCGCTACGCCCGCTCTGATGCCGCCAAACGCCTCCTGGAATCCAGCGCCGATGCCAACGTGCAGGACAACATGGGCCGCACGCCGCTTCACGCTGCTGTGGCTGCAGATGCACAGGGAGTGTTCCAG ATTTTAATCCGAAACCGCGCCACTGATCTTGACGCCCGCATGCACGACGGAACAACACCGCTGATTCTGGCAGCCAGATTGGCAGTTGAAGGAATGGTGGAAGAGCTTATCAACTGCCACGCCGATGCTAACGCCACCGATGACTCTG gtaaATCTGCTCTTCACTGGGCCGCGGCTGTAAACAACGTGGAGGCGGCTGTGGTGCTGCTGAAAAATGGCGCCAACAAAGACATGCAAGACAATAAG GAGGAGACGCCAATCTTCCTTGCAGCCCGTGAAGGAAGCTTCGAGACAGCCAAAGTTCTTCTGGAGCACTTTGCCAACCGTGAGATCACCGACCATCTCGACCAGCTGCCCAGAGACATCGCCCAGGAGCGCATGCACCACGACATCGTCCGCCTTCTGGATGAGTACAACGTGGTCAGGAGTCCCGGGCTTCACAGCGCCCCCCTGAGCACCTCCAGCCTCTCCCCGCCTCTCTGCTCCCCTAATGACTATCTAAGCAACCTGAAGCCAACCCTGTCTTCCAAGAAGGTTCGCAAACTTAGCTCTGGAAAAGGCGGGAAGGATGGGGGCAAAGATAAcagaatgaagaagaagaagtcacTGGATGGGAAGGGTAACTTGCTCGACACGTCAGCTGTTCTCTCGCCGGTGGATTCCCTCGAGTCGCCGCATGGCTACTTGTCTGATGTGGCCTCTCCTCCCATGACGTCACCCTTCCAGCAGTCCCCGCCTATGTCTCTGAATCACCTTCAAAGCAATGGAGACCACATGGGACAGATGATGGGTAAAGATATGGGCTGTATGTCTTTTGACCCTAACCCGCCCCGTCTCTCCCACATGCCTGTGTCCAGCCCTGGCAGTCAGGGCACAGCATCCTTAGGTGGCAGAGGAGGCCAGTGTGACTGGGTCTCCAGGATGCTCCCGGGTGTTGGCCAGCAGGGAGCCCAGTTCACACAGGCGCCACAGATATCCCACAACATGATGGGTGCTCTGCATGGTGTCAGCACTGCCACTCTATCTCAGATCATGGGCTACCAGAATATGCAGACCAGCCACCTCGGCTCGTCGGCACACCTGATGCAGCAGGCGCACTCGCGCCAGCTCCAGCACCAGAACTCCAACTCCACCACAGCCGGCCAGGCGCTCAGCCAGAGCTTCCCAAACGTGGAGCTTAACGGCTCCGACATGCAGCAGAACAACGGCCGCTCCATGCCCATCCACACCGTGATGCCCCAGGAGACGCAGATCCTCGGCACACAGTTTCTCACCCCTCCCTCCCAGCACAGCTACTCTGGCCCCATGGACAACACGCCTAACCACCAGCTGCAGGTGCCCGACCACCCGTTTCTAACCCCCTCCCCCGGCTCCCCTGACCAATGGTCCAGCTCGTCCCCACATTCCAACATGTCCGATTGGTCGGAAGGCATCTCCAGCCCGCCTACAAGTATCCATTCACAGATGAATCTGATCCCAGACCAGTTTAAGTAG